A window of the Terriglobales bacterium genome harbors these coding sequences:
- a CDS encoding trypsin-like peptidase domain-containing protein — MKTLRPVLIAVALAVAFFWLTTYHRSRPESVATSSPVSAPMSIETTEAAGPASLDPEEQVNIAVYKKVLPSVVNIISTVVSYDFFYGAVPAQGQGSGFVLDKQGHILTNYHVVEGAKQIEVTLANRRKYPARVVGSDRSHDLAVIQISAPDLVPVTLGDSSHLVVGQKVFAIGNPFGLTGTMTRGIVSSIRSVRSPEGAFIDEAIQTDAAINPGNSGGPLLNSRGDVIGINTMIMGSAAQNSGIGFAIPINTAKAVLNDLVTLGRVRRPALGIRTLAIGPDLAGQMGLPANAGVLIIETVPGGAAEKAGLRGGNQRAYVGNIPILVGGDLIVAIDGQEIQDTTDISRVMNQHRAGDKVTVTIYRGKQKMDVPVVLGELPEDRS; from the coding sequence ATGAAGACCCTGCGTCCAGTCCTGATCGCCGTGGCCCTGGCGGTCGCCTTCTTCTGGCTCACCACCTACCACCGCAGCCGTCCGGAGAGCGTGGCCACGTCCTCGCCCGTCTCCGCTCCCATGAGCATCGAGACCACCGAGGCCGCCGGTCCCGCCAGCCTCGACCCCGAGGAGCAGGTCAACATCGCCGTCTACAAGAAGGTGCTGCCCTCGGTGGTGAACATCATCTCCACGGTGGTGAGCTACGACTTCTTCTACGGGGCGGTGCCGGCGCAGGGGCAGGGCTCGGGCTTCGTGCTCGACAAGCAGGGGCACATCCTCACCAACTACCACGTGGTGGAGGGCGCCAAGCAGATCGAGGTCACCCTCGCCAACCGGCGCAAGTACCCGGCCCGGGTGGTGGGCAGCGACCGCTCCCATGACCTGGCGGTCATCCAGATCTCCGCTCCCGACCTGGTGCCGGTGACCCTGGGCGACTCTTCCCACCTGGTGGTAGGGCAGAAGGTGTTTGCCATCGGCAACCCCTTCGGGCTGACCGGCACCATGACCCGGGGCATCGTCAGCTCCATCCGCTCGGTGCGCTCGCCCGAGGGCGCCTTCATCGACGAGGCCATCCAGACCGACGCCGCCATCAATCCCGGCAACTCCGGGGGGCCGCTGCTGAACTCGCGCGGCGATGTGATCGGCATCAACACCATGATCATGGGCAGCGCGGCGCAGAACTCGGGCATCGGCTTCGCCATCCCCATCAACACCGCCAAGGCCGTGCTCAACGACCTGGTCACGCTGGGGCGGGTGCGGCGTCCGGCGCTGGGCATCCGCACTCTGGCCATCGGGCCCGACCTGGCCGGACAGATGGGCTTGCCCGCCAACGCCGGCGTGCTCATCATCGAGACCGTGCCCGGCGGGGCGGCGGAGAAGGCCGGGCTGCGCGGCGGCAACCAGCGCGCCTACGTCGGCAACATCCCCATCCTGGTGGGCGGCGACCTGATCGTGGCCATCGACGGTCAGGAGATCCAGGACACCACCGACATCTCGCGGGTGATGAACCAGCACCGCGCCGGCGACAAGGTCACCGTCACCATCTACCGCGGCAAGCAGAAGATGGATGTCCCGGTGGTGCTGGGCGAACTGCCGGAGGACCGCAGCTAG
- the coaE gene encoding dephospho-CoA kinase (Dephospho-CoA kinase (CoaE) performs the final step in coenzyme A biosynthesis.) — protein sequence MLRVGLTGGVACGKTTVAEMLRRRGAHIIYADEIAHQLLAPGQPVYQEVVKAFGPGILQADGQIDRAKLAEAAFGAGRVKELNRIVHPPVIARQEQWMAEVGRKDAHAIAVVEAALILEAGVGRRFGKLVVVTCKPEQKAERYAARHKISLEAAQAEVARRSAVQLPDSEKAAAAHFLIDNSGTRAETERQVEKLFAELQELARQP from the coding sequence TTGCTGCGTGTCGGGCTCACCGGCGGGGTAGCCTGCGGCAAGACCACGGTCGCCGAGATGCTGCGCCGCCGCGGCGCCCACATCATCTACGCCGACGAGATCGCCCACCAGCTCCTGGCCCCCGGCCAGCCCGTCTATCAGGAAGTGGTGAAGGCGTTCGGCCCGGGCATCCTGCAGGCCGACGGCCAGATCGACCGCGCCAAGCTGGCGGAGGCGGCTTTCGGCGCGGGGCGCGTCAAAGAGCTGAACAGGATCGTCCATCCTCCCGTCATAGCCCGCCAGGAGCAGTGGATGGCGGAGGTCGGCAGGAAGGATGCGCACGCCATCGCGGTGGTGGAGGCGGCGCTCATCCTGGAAGCCGGCGTGGGCCGCCGCTTCGGCAAGCTGGTGGTGGTGACCTGCAAGCCGGAACAGAAGGCCGAGCGCTACGCCGCCCGCCACAAGATCTCGCTGGAGGCGGCGCAGGCCGAGGTGGCGCGGCGCTCGGCCGTCCAGCTCCCCGATTCCGAGAAGGCCGCGGCCGCGCACTTCCTCATCGACAACTCGGGCACGCGCGCCGAGACCGAGCGCCAGGTGGAGAAGCTCTTCGCCGAGCTGCAAGAGTTGGCGCGCCAGCCCTGA